The Exiguobacterium mexicanum genome includes a window with the following:
- a CDS encoding GNAT family N-acetyltransferase, whose translation MSLSTNRLTLRRVTADDAPHLLAYLSKPEVVRHMGLDPFTSLEDALEEIAWYDSIIEEGTGVRWGITLTGQDEVIGSCGFLNVSAKHQRAEIGFELSSNHWGRGIAGEALRAVVRHGFTQLGFHRIEALVEPANTASQQLLERVGFTREGLLRGYEFTRGKYDDLYMYSLLETDSMT comes from the coding sequence ATGTCACTCAGCACCAATCGGCTGACGTTACGGCGGGTGACAGCGGACGATGCGCCACACCTGTTGGCATATTTATCGAAACCTGAGGTCGTCCGCCATATGGGACTCGACCCGTTCACGTCGTTAGAGGATGCGTTAGAAGAGATTGCCTGGTACGATTCGATTATCGAGGAAGGGACAGGTGTCCGCTGGGGAATCACGTTGACCGGGCAAGACGAGGTCATCGGCAGTTGCGGATTTTTGAACGTGTCAGCGAAGCACCAGCGAGCCGAAATCGGGTTTGAGCTCAGCTCGAATCATTGGGGAAGAGGCATTGCCGGTGAGGCGCTCCGCGCGGTCGTTCGTCATGGGTTCACACAACTCGGGTTCCATCGTATCGAGGCGCTCGTCGAGCCGGCGAATACCGCGTCACAACAGCTACTCGAGCGGGTCGGATTTACGCGAGAAGGGTTGCTGCGGGGGTATGAGTTCACACGCGGAAAGTACGACGATTTATATATGTATTCATTGCTTGAGACAGACAGCATGACATGA
- a CDS encoding ABC transporter ATP-binding protein encodes MQIIEFKNVSHGDILHNVTGYFREGRITTFVGPSGAGKTTCLKHINGLLSPDAGAIYFKGENIDSIDVIELRQRVGMAFQSAPMIDGTVYDNMNLPKAIFGETLERERAADLLQKVDLGGISLDQPIKTLSGGERSRVAIARTLVNKPDVLLLDEITASLDYRTVKEIERLIVRLQKDFGVTVVWITHDLDQARRVSDDMWFLRNGELIEFGDATFIDESDNPMIGRFVRGEEL; translated from the coding sequence ATGCAGATTATTGAATTCAAAAACGTGAGTCATGGAGACATTTTACATAACGTGACGGGTTATTTTCGGGAAGGACGGATCACGACGTTCGTCGGTCCGAGCGGTGCCGGCAAGACGACGTGCCTGAAGCACATCAACGGTCTGTTATCACCGGACGCCGGCGCGATTTACTTCAAAGGGGAGAACATCGATTCGATCGACGTTATCGAACTGCGCCAACGTGTCGGTATGGCGTTCCAAAGTGCGCCGATGATTGATGGCACGGTGTACGACAACATGAACCTGCCGAAAGCCATCTTCGGCGAGACGCTCGAACGGGAACGGGCGGCGGACCTGTTGCAGAAAGTCGACTTGGGCGGGATCTCGCTCGACCAACCGATCAAGACGTTGTCGGGCGGGGAACGGAGTCGTGTCGCCATTGCCCGGACGCTCGTCAACAAGCCGGACGTGCTGTTATTGGACGAGATTACGGCGAGCCTCGACTATCGGACCGTGAAAGAGATTGAGCGGTTGATTGTGAGACTGCAAAAAGACTTCGGGGTCACCGTCGTCTGGATTACGCACGACCTCGATCAAGCCCGTCGTGTCAGTGATGACATGTGGTTCTTGCGAAACGGGGAACTGATTGAGTTCGGCGACGCGACGTTCATCGATGAGTCGGACAACCCGATGATCGGTCGTTTCGTGAGGGGGGAAGAACTATGA
- a CDS encoding AAA family ATPase, with translation MKFIVLFGPQAVGKMTVGQELASITDLKLFHNHMTIDLVSPFFSYGTPEGRRLVQLFRHELFGAVAKSDLDGMIFTFVWAFDLEEDWAYIKQVTDLFESNGADIYYVELEADIEERLIRNQTENRLTHKPTKRDIAWSEGELKQTATLYRLNSQDGELDVDNYLRINNTYLDAATVAERIKQHFQL, from the coding sequence ATGAAATTTATAGTCTTATTCGGTCCACAAGCCGTCGGCAAGATGACGGTCGGGCAAGAACTCGCCAGTATTACCGACTTAAAGCTGTTCCATAACCATATGACGATTGATCTCGTCAGTCCGTTCTTCAGTTACGGGACACCGGAAGGGCGTCGGCTCGTCCAGCTGTTTCGCCATGAGCTGTTCGGCGCGGTCGCGAAAAGTGATTTGGACGGGATGATCTTCACGTTCGTCTGGGCGTTCGATTTAGAAGAGGACTGGGCGTATATCAAACAAGTGACCGACCTGTTCGAGTCGAACGGGGCCGACATCTATTATGTCGAGCTCGAAGCGGACATCGAAGAGCGCCTCATTCGCAACCAAACGGAGAACCGGTTGACCCATAAGCCGACGAAGCGGGACATCGCCTGGTCGGAAGGTGAGTTGAAGCAGACGGCGACGCTATACCGATTGAACTCACAGGACGGGGAACTCGACGTCGACAACTACTTGCGCATCAACAACACATATCTCGATGCGGCGACGGTCGCCGAACGAATCAAACAACATTTCCAGCTATGA
- a CDS encoding SDR family NAD(P)-dependent oxidoreductase — protein sequence MKYTVITGASSGIGYEAAKLLAKQGKSLVLVARRHDELEKLRSEIKSISPKSDVIIKAKDLSYSENVYGLYESLADLDIETWVNNAGFGDSNLVKDVEVGKIENMIRLNVEALTVLSSLYVRDYHNVEGATLVNVASVVGYHIAKKGVTYSASKFFVSAYTEGLARELMNDGDKLRAKVLAPAATETGFANRAREEEDFDYSQNVEKYHTAEEMAEFLLQLLESDQVVGIVNHEDYSFELRGPIHPYMG from the coding sequence ATGAAATATACCGTCATCACCGGGGCAAGTTCAGGCATTGGCTATGAAGCGGCGAAATTGCTCGCCAAGCAAGGGAAGTCACTCGTGCTCGTGGCACGCCGCCACGACGAGCTCGAGAAGTTACGAAGTGAGATCAAATCGATTTCACCGAAGAGTGACGTCATCATCAAAGCGAAAGACTTGTCTTATAGCGAGAACGTGTACGGATTGTATGAGTCACTCGCCGATCTCGATATCGAGACGTGGGTCAATAACGCCGGGTTCGGGGACTCGAATCTCGTGAAGGACGTCGAGGTCGGAAAAATCGAGAACATGATCCGCTTGAACGTGGAGGCGTTGACGGTGCTCTCGAGCCTATACGTTCGCGACTATCACAACGTCGAAGGGGCGACGCTTGTGAACGTCGCGTCTGTCGTCGGCTATCACATCGCCAAAAAAGGTGTCACGTACAGCGCGTCGAAATTCTTCGTCAGTGCCTATACGGAAGGGCTCGCCCGAGAGCTCATGAACGACGGGGATAAGCTGCGGGCGAAAGTGCTCGCACCGGCCGCGACGGAGACCGGCTTTGCGAACCGTGCCCGTGAAGAAGAGGACTTTGATTATAGCCAAAACGTCGAGAAGTATCATACGGCCGAAGAGATGGCCGAGTTTTTGCTGCAGTTGCTCGAAAGCGACCAGGTCGTCGGCATCGTCAACCACGAGGACTACTCGTTCGAGTTGCGCGGACCGATTCATCCGTATATGGGATGA
- a CDS encoding IS30 family transposase, with protein MSYTHLTTAERVKIETYLELGMSVRSIARRLGRQPSTVSREIRRNPGYKSDRAQERYVRAKANCGAKTKLDDMMRLTIIEKLRATWSPEQIVGRLFSGRIAFSTIYRWIYVGLIDVPTTVLRQKGKRRKPVETRGRFNVGLSISKRPSEVRGRQTFGHWELDTVVSGRGKSKACVATFVERKSRFYLALPITDRSAASMEEAIHTVHAAFPAGTFRTATTDRGKEFSCHERVRASLGVPMYFADPYSSWQRGSNENANGLLREFFPKGSDFATVGQGEIVDALAKINGRPRKCLGWKTAHEAFAEEVLRLI; from the coding sequence ATGAGCTACACCCATCTTACCACAGCCGAACGCGTGAAAATAGAGACCTATCTGGAGCTCGGGATGTCCGTACGGTCCATCGCGAGACGGCTCGGGCGACAGCCCTCGACCGTCTCGCGGGAGATCAGACGGAACCCCGGGTACAAGTCGGACCGTGCACAGGAACGCTACGTGAGGGCGAAAGCGAACTGCGGCGCCAAGACGAAGCTCGACGACATGATGCGTCTGACGATCATCGAGAAACTGCGGGCGACCTGGTCCCCGGAACAGATCGTGGGGCGGCTCTTCAGCGGCAGGATCGCCTTCTCGACCATCTATCGATGGATCTATGTGGGTTTGATCGACGTGCCGACGACCGTGCTCCGTCAGAAGGGCAAGCGCCGGAAACCGGTGGAGACACGCGGGCGATTCAATGTCGGGCTGTCCATCTCGAAACGGCCTTCGGAGGTCAGGGGGCGCCAAACGTTCGGGCACTGGGAGCTCGACACCGTCGTCTCCGGGCGCGGGAAATCGAAGGCCTGCGTCGCCACGTTCGTCGAGCGCAAGAGCCGGTTCTACCTCGCGCTGCCGATCACGGACCGTAGCGCGGCCTCGATGGAGGAAGCGATCCACACGGTCCACGCCGCCTTCCCGGCGGGCACGTTCAGGACGGCGACGACGGACCGGGGCAAGGAGTTCAGCTGTCACGAGCGCGTCCGGGCATCGCTCGGCGTGCCGATGTACTTCGCCGACCCGTACTCGTCCTGGCAGCGCGGCAGCAACGAGAACGCCAACGGCCTCCTGCGCGAGTTCTTCCCGAAAGGATCGGACTTCGCGACGGTCGGCCAGGGAGAGATCGTGGACGCGCTCGCCAAGATCAACGGGCGGCCGAGGAAATGTCTCGGCTGGAAGACCGCACACGAGGCCTTCGCGGAGGAAGTGTTGCGCTTAATTTGA
- a CDS encoding C40 family peptidase, with product MYKRLFSLLILFSFLWVASVSAEATTRLLKADTPLLVSMEDSDSLTVLPKGTTVTVLNRSDTHAHVSADEQTGYVSNEVLVEPVMKTVIAETDLLDEAGNAVEFLSYGTNVSVYDLGDESTLLRVVGETPRFIKRTVLADTAPALAAETRYVKAKTNVYATPRIGSVVSNVQFGQTITVFGQTKNGYYRIRSGDTYQYVAMSATLSRPIKTAERFITKDTSLYADASENTIVGTVKRGQRISMYGEVGNRSRVFTGGQYRFVQTNHTSTTKPAPLKTGQRYITKSAPLYSESFKQVGTLKRGSLVNIYGTHGKYTRVFTGGQYRFVATSLTSTKKPPLYDATGKRYVKFDEVEVYQTASTSSKQVAEFNRGRLIETYGTSGYYTRVKIGTSYRFVATAYLSLNKPLPKPKVGTVFYTQLSGTPYFTSDIAYTRPAGQLARGAKLVGLRSIDADFWQVRLASGKKVYVLNPYIAKTKPKAVAAKAVNVKAHYHTAKRTPFYANPFDTKPIGYLDSNRRVYPRSLHGDSYLIQYSWSPVYVKKQDIRVKSDPLLASRGNKQAERMIAAAAKHLGTPYTWGSQSPLNGGFDCSGLIHYATNQAGKVGGRTNVSGYWQSNHFKNRRTSISSGKRGDIIFFHGTYRNGPSHIGIMLDNETFIHAGGEMLQINSIYDPQWRPHFLGYKSL from the coding sequence ATGTATAAACGCTTATTCAGTTTGCTTATCTTATTCAGTTTTTTATGGGTGGCTTCCGTCTCTGCAGAGGCGACCACACGCTTGCTCAAGGCCGACACACCACTCCTCGTGTCGATGGAAGATAGCGACAGCTTGACCGTGTTACCAAAAGGCACGACCGTCACCGTCCTCAATCGGTCCGATACCCATGCCCACGTATCGGCAGATGAACAAACCGGTTACGTGTCGAACGAGGTCCTCGTCGAACCGGTCATGAAAACCGTCATCGCTGAAACGGACCTGTTGGATGAAGCAGGGAACGCGGTCGAGTTTTTGTCGTATGGTACGAACGTGAGCGTCTACGATTTAGGCGACGAGTCCACCCTCCTTCGCGTCGTCGGAGAGACGCCACGATTCATCAAACGTACCGTACTCGCTGATACCGCTCCTGCGCTTGCCGCGGAGACACGGTATGTCAAAGCAAAGACGAATGTTTACGCCACACCACGTATCGGATCGGTCGTCAGTAACGTTCAATTCGGACAGACGATCACCGTGTTCGGGCAGACAAAGAATGGCTATTACCGGATTCGCTCAGGAGACACTTATCAGTATGTGGCGATGAGCGCGACACTCAGTCGCCCGATCAAGACAGCTGAACGCTTCATCACGAAAGATACATCACTTTACGCGGATGCGAGTGAAAACACGATCGTTGGGACCGTCAAACGTGGCCAACGGATTAGCATGTACGGGGAAGTCGGGAACCGCTCACGCGTCTTTACGGGCGGACAGTATCGATTCGTTCAAACGAACCATACGAGCACGACCAAGCCGGCCCCACTGAAGACCGGCCAGCGTTATATCACAAAATCAGCCCCGCTTTACAGCGAGTCGTTCAAACAAGTCGGTACATTGAAACGTGGGTCACTCGTCAACATATACGGGACACACGGGAAGTACACACGCGTGTTCACGGGCGGCCAATACCGATTTGTCGCAACCAGCCTGACGAGCACGAAGAAACCACCTCTCTATGACGCGACGGGGAAACGTTACGTCAAGTTCGATGAGGTCGAAGTGTATCAGACCGCTTCCACCTCGTCTAAACAAGTGGCCGAGTTCAATCGCGGACGATTGATCGAGACGTACGGGACGAGCGGTTATTACACGCGCGTCAAAATCGGGACGAGCTACCGCTTCGTCGCCACGGCTTACTTGAGTCTAAACAAGCCACTCCCGAAACCGAAAGTCGGGACCGTGTTCTATACACAACTCAGCGGCACGCCGTACTTCACGAGCGATATCGCCTACACTCGTCCAGCCGGTCAGTTAGCGCGTGGCGCCAAACTCGTCGGACTCCGCTCCATCGATGCGGACTTTTGGCAGGTCCGACTCGCCTCTGGTAAGAAGGTGTACGTGTTAAATCCGTATATCGCCAAGACGAAGCCGAAGGCGGTCGCGGCGAAGGCCGTGAACGTCAAAGCCCATTACCACACGGCCAAACGGACACCGTTCTATGCGAATCCGTTTGATACAAAACCGATCGGCTACCTCGACTCGAATCGACGGGTCTATCCCCGTTCCCTTCACGGCGACTCGTATTTGATTCAATATAGTTGGAGCCCGGTTTACGTCAAGAAACAGGACATTCGAGTGAAATCGGATCCGTTACTCGCATCACGCGGCAATAAGCAGGCCGAGCGCATGATTGCGGCAGCCGCGAAGCATCTCGGCACGCCTTACACGTGGGGCTCGCAGTCTCCGCTCAATGGGGGCTTCGATTGCTCGGGTCTCATCCATTACGCGACCAACCAAGCCGGGAAAGTCGGCGGACGAACGAACGTGAGCGGCTATTGGCAAAGCAACCATTTCAAGAACCGCCGGACGAGCATTTCGAGCGGAAAACGAGGCGACATCATCTTCTTCCATGGGACGTATCGCAACGGCCCGTCACATATCGGCATCATGCTCGACAACGAGACGTTCATCCATGCCGGTGGTGAGATGCTTCAAATCAATTCAATTTACGATCCGCAGTGGCGTCCCCATTTCCTCGGCTACAAGTCACTTTAA
- a CDS encoding DUF3221 domain-containing protein, producing the protein MVTFTGYIVELEPTRIRVAPNLDAEPFDGIVFHWEEPLREDETPLAVGQQVRVEHDEKMTRSLPPQATAHRIDVL; encoded by the coding sequence ATGGTCACGTTCACAGGGTATATCGTCGAGCTCGAGCCAACGCGGATTCGAGTCGCGCCGAACTTGGATGCCGAGCCGTTCGATGGGATCGTATTTCACTGGGAGGAGCCGTTGCGAGAGGACGAGACACCGCTCGCCGTAGGTCAACAGGTGCGCGTCGAGCATGATGAGAAGATGACCCGCTCGCTGCCGCCACAGGCGACGGCGCATCGAATCGATGTGCTATGA
- a CDS encoding YvrJ family protein produces MSWPELISNLGFPIVVSLYLLHRIETRLERMIQLLERLDSTYPSES; encoded by the coding sequence ATGAGCTGGCCCGAACTCATCTCGAATCTCGGCTTCCCGATCGTCGTCTCGCTCTATCTGCTCCACCGGATTGAGACGCGCCTTGAGCGCATGATTCAATTGCTCGAGCGTCTCGACTCGACCTATCCATCCGAATCGTAA
- a CDS encoding methyl-accepting chemotaxis protein, with the protein MSVKQKWKVLRNRLNVRRFQWKPKRRKPSTREGKRVTGTNLTIRQKLWGLVILALLMVAGVGGYSLLSLADANRQGDDIVNNWNKGLDYAHELNTLAANYRALELEHIVTDDTAAKEELMSVMKEIRTRINEIAPKYEQTATGETDKELFANFSRQWEMYQRVSDNMLIFSTSGNNGMARSYYDAQSQSTYDNFTQRLTELVDYNSEGSQRVGADMEREFGQSLIALLVVTIGAFVLLLFLGLSLLRSIIKPMRVLQEKFDELASQGGDLTMAIPVTSNDEIAQVSRSFNTFLATLRDIMIDVDKTAKVVLVSSKEVAAEVIELSRYMEETSGTVEELTAGMEETAASSQEMSASTTEMGSSIDSIVDLSNDSATTAGDVERRAHAMREQAVASKTEANAIIEQKRIELDEAIKGAQSVEQIRVLTSAILTIADQTNLLALNASIEAARAGDAGRGFAVVASEIRKLAENSRQTVNEIQAVSHTVIDSVARLNTSSADMLTFLDTKVLADYDRLEESATQYEADATVFGETAQTFETNALQLRHMTDSILHVIQEVATTVTEGADGTQSISEKVQLSVERFNDVQTRMHETEQQAIELSNRVSQFKL; encoded by the coding sequence ATGTCAGTGAAACAGAAGTGGAAGGTGTTGCGGAACCGTTTAAACGTCCGGCGCTTTCAATGGAAACCGAAACGACGAAAGCCAAGCACGCGTGAAGGGAAGCGGGTGACCGGCACGAACCTGACCATCCGTCAAAAGCTGTGGGGACTCGTCATTCTCGCGCTCCTCATGGTCGCAGGTGTCGGCGGCTACTCGCTCTTGTCGCTCGCCGATGCGAACCGTCAAGGCGATGACATCGTCAACAATTGGAACAAAGGGCTCGACTACGCCCACGAGCTGAACACGCTCGCGGCGAACTATCGCGCGCTCGAGCTCGAACACATCGTGACGGACGACACGGCCGCGAAAGAAGAATTGATGTCCGTGATGAAAGAGATTCGGACACGGATTAATGAAATTGCCCCGAAATATGAACAGACGGCGACAGGTGAGACGGACAAGGAGCTGTTCGCCAACTTCAGCCGCCAGTGGGAGATGTATCAACGCGTGTCGGACAATATGCTGATTTTCAGCACGTCCGGCAACAACGGTATGGCTCGCTCGTATTACGATGCCCAGTCCCAATCGACATACGATAACTTCACGCAACGCCTGACCGAGCTCGTCGACTACAACTCGGAAGGTTCACAACGTGTCGGCGCCGACATGGAACGCGAGTTCGGGCAGTCGCTCATCGCACTGCTTGTCGTGACGATCGGAGCGTTCGTCCTTCTCTTGTTCCTCGGACTGAGCTTATTGCGTTCCATCATCAAACCGATGCGGGTGCTCCAAGAGAAGTTTGACGAGTTGGCCTCACAAGGCGGAGACTTGACGATGGCCATCCCGGTCACATCGAACGACGAGATCGCGCAAGTGAGCCGCTCGTTCAACACGTTCCTCGCGACGCTACGCGACATCATGATTGACGTCGACAAGACGGCAAAAGTCGTCCTCGTCTCGTCAAAAGAAGTGGCAGCGGAAGTCATTGAACTGAGCCGTTACATGGAAGAAACGTCAGGCACGGTCGAGGAATTGACGGCCGGTATGGAAGAGACGGCCGCGTCCTCGCAAGAGATGAGTGCGTCGACGACCGAGATGGGCAGTTCCATCGATTCCATCGTCGACTTGTCGAACGACAGCGCGACGACAGCGGGCGACGTCGAACGTCGCGCTCACGCCATGCGTGAACAAGCCGTTGCATCGAAGACGGAAGCGAACGCCATCATCGAACAGAAACGCATCGAACTTGACGAGGCGATTAAAGGGGCGCAGTCGGTCGAACAGATTCGTGTCCTGACGAGCGCCATCTTGACCATCGCCGACCAGACGAACTTGCTCGCCTTGAACGCATCGATCGAGGCGGCCCGGGCCGGGGATGCCGGTCGCGGCTTCGCCGTCGTCGCCTCGGAGATTCGTAAGCTCGCCGAGAACTCGCGCCAGACGGTGAACGAGATTCAAGCGGTATCGCATACGGTCATCGACTCGGTCGCCCGGCTCAACACGAGCTCGGCCGATATGTTGACGTTCCTCGATACGAAAGTGCTCGCCGATTACGACCGGCTCGAGGAGTCGGCCACGCAATATGAAGCGGATGCGACCGTATTCGGGGAGACGGCACAGACGTTCGAGACGAACGCGCTCCAACTTCGCCATATGACCGACAGCATCCTCCACGTCATCCAAGAAGTCGCGACGACCGTGACGGAAGGGGCGGACGGGACGCAATCGATTTCGGAGAAAGTCCAACTGTCCGTCGAGCGGTTCAACGACGTCCAAACTCGGATGCACGAAACCGAACAACAAGCGATCGAACTTTCGAATCGCGTGTCACAGTTCAAGTTATGA
- a CDS encoding DUF6440 family protein, whose amino-acid sequence MLFKKKTAEEAAGSKRFHVKLTEQLPELGQITILVDTDTGVNYIQTWVGTGGGITPLLDANGDVVVEEGYRS is encoded by the coding sequence ATGTTATTCAAAAAGAAAACAGCAGAAGAAGCGGCAGGATCGAAACGGTTTCACGTCAAGTTGACGGAACAACTGCCGGAACTTGGACAAATCACCATCCTCGTCGATACGGACACCGGCGTGAACTATATCCAGACGTGGGTCGGGACAGGTGGAGGCATCACTCCGCTACTCGATGCGAATGGTGATGTTGTGGTCGAGGAAGGGTACCGATCGTGA
- a CDS encoding DUF2922 domain-containing protein, with protein MTETKVEIAFLDMFNKVSRFRLNNVKQPVDALKVQALADFMVANDPLGKSVVKWTEIKMIEGTQTVLNVQ; from the coding sequence ATGACTGAGACTAAAGTAGAAATCGCATTTTTGGACATGTTCAATAAAGTATCGCGCTTCCGTTTGAATAACGTGAAACAGCCGGTCGACGCGTTGAAAGTGCAAGCGCTCGCCGACTTCATGGTCGCCAACGATCCGCTCGGCAAGAGCGTCGTCAAATGGACAGAAATCAAGATGATCGAAGGCACGCAAACCGTGTTGAACGTCCAATAA
- a CDS encoding HAMP domain-containing methyl-accepting chemotaxis protein: MILLLVVIGMGYNLMALNDATSRYEEMISSDVMRMKAADDLSLGMVRQAYGLRGYILEQEPARLEGEQQGSEEKKEAINALLELSPSTEETKELENLMSYALGYDDLAQQLIQAIDADDQETVDRLALRLLPDVTASIIESGETMQAESEAAMLAKQAQLESRGQSALIYSAVIAVIIFVLTLGAGYFLQRMVTVPLRKLSDEVGIVADGDLTRADLQALTRDEIGELMLGFNQMKGNLRELIDEVSRNAQEITAQSEELYASTEEMSSQTEETTRMIEQVVGETVNQAAAASKSGQAVAAADEGVERIATSIGTISQDVQTSLKLAERGEQTIQQAKQEVLALESETVVTGQSITALKQQSDEIALITEVIQSITDQTNLLALNAAIEAARAGEQGKGFAVVAEEVRKLAEQSKQSASQIAGLIESIQTQSNAVLERHAISARRVETNTALLEEATSSFQQIVGQLHASVENTEQIRVASSEIATTTKQVATAAIHMASDSEGTAETMRSVGETADAQLAMIQELNGVAESLGNMTGDLQTLIGRFQT; encoded by the coding sequence ATGATTCTTTTACTCGTCGTAATCGGGATGGGTTACAATCTGATGGCGCTGAACGATGCGACGAGCCGATATGAAGAAATGATTTCATCAGATGTCATGCGGATGAAGGCGGCCGATGACTTATCGTTAGGGATGGTCCGTCAGGCGTATGGCCTGCGTGGTTATATTCTTGAACAAGAGCCGGCCCGGCTTGAAGGAGAGCAGCAAGGGTCAGAAGAGAAAAAAGAAGCAATCAATGCCTTGTTAGAACTTTCGCCTTCGACAGAAGAGACGAAAGAACTAGAGAACTTGATGTCATACGCATTAGGTTACGATGACTTAGCACAACAGTTGATTCAAGCAATCGACGCGGATGATCAAGAAACAGTGGACCGACTCGCGCTCCGGTTGTTGCCGGATGTGACGGCATCAATCATTGAGTCAGGAGAGACGATGCAAGCCGAATCGGAAGCCGCGATGTTGGCGAAGCAAGCGCAGCTTGAGAGTCGAGGTCAAAGTGCATTGATATACTCTGCAGTGATCGCCGTCATCATTTTCGTACTCACGCTCGGCGCCGGCTACTTCCTCCAACGCATGGTCACGGTCCCGCTTCGCAAACTATCGGACGAGGTCGGCATCGTCGCCGACGGTGATTTGACACGCGCTGACCTTCAAGCGCTCACGCGCGATGAAATCGGCGAGTTGATGCTTGGCTTCAACCAGATGAAAGGCAATCTCCGCGAACTCATCGATGAAGTGAGCCGGAACGCCCAAGAAATCACGGCGCAGTCGGAAGAACTGTACGCGAGCACAGAAGAGATGTCGTCGCAGACAGAGGAGACGACGCGGATGATTGAACAAGTCGTCGGTGAGACGGTCAACCAGGCGGCGGCTGCTTCGAAGAGCGGACAGGCGGTCGCGGCGGCCGATGAAGGCGTCGAACGAATCGCCACGTCGATCGGGACGATCAGCCAAGACGTCCAGACGAGTTTGAAGCTCGCCGAACGCGGGGAACAGACGATTCAACAAGCGAAACAAGAAGTGCTCGCCCTCGAATCGGAGACGGTCGTGACCGGTCAATCAATCACGGCGTTGAAACAACAGTCAGATGAGATTGCCCTCATTACCGAGGTCATCCAGTCGATCACCGACCAGACGAACCTGCTCGCCTTGAACGCGGCCATCGAAGCGGCCCGGGCCGGGGAGCAAGGGAAAGGCTTCGCCGTCGTCGCCGAAGAAGTCCGCAAGCTTGCGGAACAGTCGAAACAATCGGCGTCCCAAATCGCCGGCTTGATCGAATCGATTCAAACGCAGTCGAATGCGGTGCTCGAGCGTCACGCCATCAGTGCCCGCCGCGTCGAGACGAACACGGCGCTGCTTGAAGAAGCGACGTCGTCGTTCCAACAAATCGTCGGGCAATTGCACGCCTCGGTCGAGAACACGGAACAGATCCGGGTCGCCTCGAGCGAGATCGCGACGACGACGAAACAAGTCGCGACAGCGGCAATCCATATGGCGAGTGACAGTGAAGGCACGGCCGAGACGATGCGTAGCGTCGGTGAGACGGCCGACGCCCAGCTCGCGATGATTCAAGAGTTGAACGGTGTCGCCGAGTCGCTCGGCAATATGACCGGAGACTTGCAGACGCTCATCGGTCGCTTCCAAACGTAA